A region of the Streptococcus suis genome:
GGATACACCCCTACCGCAAACTTCTATCATCAAGGGAGATGCCAATAGCCTATCTATCGCAGCTTCCTCTATCGTTGCCAAGGTGACGCGGGATAAGATGATGGCGGACTATGACAAGGGGTTCTCAGGCTACGGTTTCGCCAAGAATGCTGGCTATGGAACGGCAGAGCATTTAGAAGGCTTGAACAAGCTAGGCATCACGCCCATTCACCGTAAGACCTTTGAGCCCATTAAGACAATGCTAGCAGGAGGGAAATCGTCGTGACGGTCTTTTTCTGGCTTTTACTAGCTTCCAGCGGATTATTTGCCCTTCTTTATTTCTGGGAGCGACGGTCGATTTTTATCTCCCTGTTTGCTTTGAACATCCTCGTCTGGGCCTTGGCATGGATTATCTCAACAGGCATTCTCGAAAACAATGAAATCTTGCGTTTATTGGCAATCGCTCTGGCAATGGTATTGGCTCTAGCCTTCTTAAGTGGTCCATTTGTCTTGCTGATTACCCTCTATCTGAACGGTTTTCGGATTTTGAAGCGAGAAGGTGTCCGTTTTCATAACTTTTTGTCTTTAGGATTAGCTATCGGCTTAACTTTCTATCTCTTTATCGCGCCATCTGTGGCAAGCTCCCTTTCTGGTATCAGTTTTTTCAATATGGTGTTTGTCTATGTTGGATTCTTAGTGTCCTATGCCATTATCATCAGTATGCTTTATACGACATCTAGCTTTGTCAATTTGGTCAATCTTTTCCCTGGGAAGCTTGATTATGTGGTGGTGCTTGGAGCTGGATTGATTGGTG
Encoded here:
- a CDS encoding YdcF family protein, whose translation is MTVFFWLLLASSGLFALLYFWERRSIFISLFALNILVWALAWIISTGILENNEILRLLAIALAMVLALAFLSGPFVLLITLYLNGFRILKREGVRFHNFLSLGLAIGLTFYLFIAPSVASSLSGISFFNMVFVYVGFLVSYAIIISMLYTTSSFVNLVNLFPGKLDYVVVLGAGLIGDKVTPLLASRIEKGIAIYQKHPGSKLIMSGGQGPDELIAEGQAMANYALEKGVPAEDILIENQSTNTEENLKFSYALMKPGSRFALVTNYYHVFRALLLARKLKIKCIGYGAKTKFYFSLNAFIREFVGYVVMSRKVHLVFLGIMSVLYLLGMIISLM